CCTGTGCCCCTATTCCCATCTCTGGCGGGCCGTGAGGCGCATGGTGACAGAGCACAAGCTGCCCGAGTCCGCGCGTCCGGGGGCCTGTGTCATGCTGCTGGGCGTGTTTTGCCCGTTCTTCTGGATCGCCTTGTTCACCGGGGCGAGCAGAAGCGAAACGATCTTTCACGCAACCCATTCCGGCGTGGTGATCCTGATCGGCGTCATCATGTTTCTGATCGCCCTAGCGAAGAGAAGTGGCGGGACCTGAAGCCGCCGCCGCGTTGCCGTTCGCCGGGCGTTCGGGTATTTCCCGGTGGAAAACAGCCAGAGGGATACGTGATGGACGATCGCTATGTCGAAGTACTGAAGGCCATAGCCGAGCCCCATCGCCTGCGGCTGTTCTGGCTACTGTTGCGGATCAACGAACGCATCTGCGTTGCCGAGGCGATGGATGTGCTCGGTGAGACCCATTACAATGTGTCTCGCAACCTCAAAATCCTGCTTAGAGCGGATCTTGTGCGGGCCGAAAAGGATGGCAAATGGGTCTTTTATACGCTCAGCAAAAAAGACGACGCCTTCCACCGCAGCCTTGCCGACGTCGTGCGCGCTATCCCCGCGCATGAGTTCGAGGACGAAATCAAGAGATGCCGCCTACGCCTGAGCCTACGCCAGGACGGGCATTGCGTCATAGGGCCGGGAAGCCCCGAATGGGAAGAAATCTGCCGAGCAGCAAAGGAGTAAACGGATGTGGGGACAAGACTTCCCCATGGATTATATTACTCTATCCAGTTGGCACATATTTGCTCCGGCATTGATACGACATCGAAGTGCTGAGATAAGACATGGAAAGCCTAGAGCAGCACCCCAGCTTAGTGACTCGGCGGGGATTCTCAAATCAGCGAATTGATGATTCATGATGTCTGCCGGGAGCAAGGAGGCCGGCGGACATGTCAAAGACGCTGTCGCTCGATCTTCGCATACGTGTTCTTGCCGCCGTTGCCGGCGGCCTCAGCCATCGTCAGGCGGGTGAACGCTTTGGCGTCAGCGCGGCCAGCGTGAGCCGCTGGCGGGCACGTGAGCGCGAGCAAGGCGA
This portion of the Oricola thermophila genome encodes:
- a CDS encoding metalloregulator ArsR/SmtB family transcription factor, coding for MDDRYVEVLKAIAEPHRLRLFWLLLRINERICVAEAMDVLGETHYNVSRNLKILLRADLVRAEKDGKWVFYTLSKKDDAFHRSLADVVRAIPAHEFEDEIKRCRLRLSLRQDGHCVIGPGSPEWEEICRAAKE